A stretch of the Calypte anna isolate BGI_N300 chromosome 5, bCalAnn1_v1.p, whole genome shotgun sequence genome encodes the following:
- the CTNND1 gene encoding LOW QUALITY PROTEIN: catenin delta-1 (The sequence of the model RefSeq protein was modified relative to this genomic sequence to represent the inferred CDS: inserted 12 bases in 10 codons; deleted 10 bases in 8 codons; substituted 1 base at 1 genomic stop codon), with the protein MDDSEVESTASILASVKEQEAQFEXLTRALEEERRHVSAQLERVRVSHRTPARAWANGTLTRRHQNGRFLGDADLERQKYQDLKLNGPQVRDHSHLLYGTIPRMQDPGQIVEETYTMEEDPEGAMSVVSVETSDDGTTRRTETTVKKVVKTVTTRTVQQVPVGPDGLPLETSPITSNYVQTMDRNFRKNGNGGPGGYLSQPSTATLPRNYQLPXRLMAAPYEDGYPGSDHSYGSLSRVTRIDERYRPSMDTYRAPAAKTSMGPQPQVRVGGSNMDLNHFHPEPYGLEDDQRSVGFEDVDYGLMSDYARPGGRTPSDPRRRLRYYEDMLVDEVAPDRVLLGNLWPQHERGXLASLDSLRREATPGNWRQPELPEVITMLSFRLEAVKSNAAAYLQHLCYRNDKVKQSAQAXKGIPVLVGLLDHPRKXVHYGACGALKNISFGKDQDNKIAIKNCDGXPALVRLXRKAHDMDXTEVITGTLWNLSSHDSIKMAIVDHALHALTDEVVIPLWGREPNEDSKPRHIEWESVLTNTAGCLRNVSSERSEARRKLRECDGLVDALIYIVQSEIGQKDSDSKLWRTVCMRNLSYQVHREIPHAERYQRHLWPLQQRWAHVRVASCQEGKGGLDEWFSRGKKLPEDPGADTVDFPKRTIPAKGYELLFQPEVVRIYISLLKESKTPAILEASAGAIQNLCAGSWTYGRYIRSALRQEKGLSXIADLLTHDSERVVKAASGALRNLAVDLRNKELIGKHAXPNLVKKLPGGQQTPTKNLSEDTVVSILNTINEVIVDNLEAAKKLRETQGIEKLVLINKSGNRSEREVRAAALVLQTVWGYKELRKPLEKEGWKKSDFQVNLSSASRTQGGNSFDDSTLPLIDRNQKTDKKSSREEIQMSNMGPDNYSTLNERDHSRPLDRSGDLGDMEPVKAAPLMQEEGQELHPVVEXEEDAAIFSPVLVCRTVSCPV; encoded by the exons ATGGACGACTCAGAAGTGGAGTCGACTGCCAGCATCCTTGCCTCTGtcaaggagcaggaggcacagTTCG AGCTGACCCGGGCGCTTGAGGAGGAACGGCGCCATGTCTCAGCCCAGCTGGAACGAGTACGGGTTTCCCACAGGACGCCAGCCCGGGCTTGGGCCAACGGCACGCTCACCCGGCGGCACCAG AACGGCCGTTTC TTGGGTGATGCTGAcctggaaaggcagaaatatCAAGATCTGAAGCTCAACGGGCCACAGGTAAG GGACCACAGCCACCTCTTGTAC GGCACAATCCCTAGGATGCAGGACCCAGGCCAGATTGTGGAGGAGACATACACCATGGAGGAGGACCCAGAAGGGGCCATGTCTGTTGTGTCTGTGGAGACATCAGATGATGGGACAACCCGGCGCACAGAGACCACG GTGAAGAAAGTTGTGAAGACTGTGACCACCCGGACGGTGCAGCAGGTTCCAGTGGGGCCTGATGGTTTGCCTTTGGAAACCTCCCCCATTACCAGCAACTATGTCCAGACCATGGATAGGAACTTCCGCAAGAATGGCAATGGTGGCCCTGGTGGCTAcctgagccagcccagcacagccaccctCCCTCGTAACTACCAACTACCCTGACGGCTTATGGCCGCCCCCTACGAGGATGGTTACCCAGGCAGTGACCACAGCTATGGAAGCCTGTCCCGTGTT ACCCGCATTGATGAGCGCTACCGGCCCTCTATGGACACCTACCGGGCCCCAGCCGCCAAGACATCTATGGGGCCGCAGCCTCAGGTGCGTGTTGGGGGCAGCAACATGGACCTCAACCACTTCCACCCTGAGCCTTATGGCCTGGAGGATGACCAGCGCAGCGTGGGCTTTGAAGATGTAGACTACGGGCTTATGTCTGACTATGCACGGCCAGGCGGCAGGACTCCCTCTGACCCCCGGCGCCGGCTCAGGTAT TATGAAGATATGCTGGTGGATGAAGTGGCCCCTGACCGGGTACTACTGGGCAACCTCTGGCCTCAACATGAGCGGG AGCTTGCTAGTCTGGACAGCCTGCGGAGGGAGGCCACCCCCGGGAACTGGCGCCAGCCAGAGCTGCCAGAGGTGATAACCATGCTGAGCTTTCGGTTGGAA GCTGTCAAGTCCAATGCGGCTGCCTACCTGCAA CACCTCTGCTACCGCAATGACAAGGTGAAGCAGAGTGCGCAAG GAAAGGGCatccctgtgctggtgggatTGTTAGATCACCCAAGAAA AGTGCACTATGGTGCCTGTGGAGCCCTGAAGAACATCTCCTTTGGCAAAGACCAGGACAATAAGATCGCCATCAAGAATTGTGATG TGCCTGCTCTGGTGCGCC TGCGGAAGGCCCATGACATGG CTACGGAGGTCATCACAG GAACACTGTGGAAT CTGTCCTCACATGACTCCATCAAG ATGGCCATTGTAGATCATGCACTACACGCTCTGACTGATGAGGTTGTCATTCCCCTCTGG GGGCGGGAACCCAACGAGGACTCAAAACCCCGCCATATTGAGTGGGAGTCGGTGCTCACCAATACGGCTGGCTGCCTTAG GAATGTGAGCTCAGAGCGGAGTGAGGCCCGTCGGAAGCTGCGGGAATGTGATGGGCTGGTGGATGCCCTGATCTACATTGTCCAATCTGAGATTGGCCAGAAGGACTCTGACAGCAAG CTGTGGAGAACTGTGTGCATGAGAAACTTGTCCTACCAAGTCCACCGTGAGATCCCCCATGCTGAGCGCTACCAGAGACACCTCTGGCCCCTGCAACAACGCTGGGCCCATGTGCGAGTTGCTTCGTGCCAAGAAGGGAAAGGTGGTTTGG ACGAATGGTTCTCCAGAG GTAAAAAGCTCCCAGAAGACCCTGGTGCTGATACAGTGGATTTTCCCAAAAGAACAATTCCAGCCAAAG GCTACGAGCTCCTGTTCCAGCCAGAAGTGGTTCGGATATACATCTCCCtcctgaaggaaagcaaaactcCAGCCATCCTGGAGGCTTCAGCAGGAGCCATTCAGAAcctgtgtgctggcagctggaCA TACGGCCGGTACATCCGCTCGGCGTTGCGCCAGGAGAAGGGACTCT GCATTGCTGACCTCCTGACCCATGACAGTGAGCGGGTGGTCAAAGCAGCTTCTGGAGCCCTGCGCAACCTGGCTGTTGACCTGCGTAACAAGGAGCTGATAG gTAAACATG ATCCCAACCTAGTTAAGAAACTGCCTGGAGGCCAGCAAACTCCAACCAAAAACCTCTCTGAGGACACAGTGGTGTCAATCCTCAACACCATCAATGAAGTAATTGTAGACAACCTTGAGGCTGCCAAGAAGCTGCGGGAAACACAGGGGATTGAGAAGTTGGTGCTGATCAACAAATCTGG GAACCGCTCAGAGAGAGAAGTCCGAGCAGCTGCCCTTGTGTTGCAGACTGTGTGGGGATACAAAGAGCTGCGGAAGCCCCTGGAGAAGGAAGGCTGGAAGAAATCAGACTTCCAG GTGAACCTGAGCAGTGCTTCTCGGACCCAGGGAGGCAACTCATTTGATGACAGCACCTTGCCTCTCATTGacagaaaccaaaaaacag ACAAGAAATCCTCCCGGGAGGAGATCCAGATGAGCAACATGGGACCAG atAACTATTCCACACTCAATGAGAGGGACCACAGCAGACCACTGGACCGATCTGGTGATCTTGGTGACATGGAGCCAGTGAAGGCAGCGCCGTTGATG caggaggaggggcaggaaTTGCACCCCGTGGTaga ggaggaggatgctgcCATCTTTTCCCCTGTGTTGGTATGTCGCACAGTATCCTGCCCAGTCTGA